One region of Cucurbita pepo subsp. pepo cultivar mu-cu-16 chromosome LG03, ASM280686v2, whole genome shotgun sequence genomic DNA includes:
- the LOC111791000 gene encoding uncharacterized protein LOC111791000 → MIKMQRRPSSPGSSPVELGDCLEELLKFTLQSHIDGALEHDLGLSAEFCSHLLNDDLPRSNLDRPDVSKLYNDLASTLWKSVSKAPCRSLDDLEDKEKCKELITQGGAELVNVLKTVNFELHVQEPFFTQLKDGLKTVEGRCAAGDYIRIQPGALILFNKCLLFEVQDVRQYPSFSAMLEAESLDKVLPGVKTLTDGVQIYRNFYSEEKEQSNGVLGIHVKKSVVQPSVVLSRIISGLGYNAIQSFLGFSSTEESL, encoded by the exons atgataaaaatgcAGCGACGCCCATCTTCACCAGGATCATCGCCGGTTGAGCTCGGAGACTGCCTGGAAGAGCTGCTCAAGTTCACGCTCCAATCTCACATCGATGGAGCCCTAGAGCATGATCTAGGATTATCTGCAGAGTTCTGCTCCCACCTCCTGAATGACGATCTTCCTCGATCCAATTTAGATCGCCCTG ACGTTTCCAAATTGTATAACGATCTAGCGTCGACTCTTTGGAAGTCGGTCTCCAAAGCACCGTGTCGGTCATTAGATGACTTGGAGGACAAAGAAAAATGCAAGGAGTTGATTACCCAAGGAGGAGCTGAATTAGTAAAT GTTCTAAAGACAGTTAACTTTGAGCTTCATGTTCAGGAGCCTTTCTTTACTCAGCTAAAAG ATGGCCTGAAGACAGTGGAAGGAAGATGTGCTGCTGGTGATTACATTCG AATTCAGCCTGGAGCCTTGATACTTTTCAATAAATGTTTGTTGTTTGAGGTTCAG GATGTTCGTCAATACCCTTCATTTTCTGCAATGTTGGAAGCAGAAAGTCTTGATAAAGTTCTTCCTGGAGTAAAAACCTTAACAGATG GTGTTCAAATATACAGGAATTTCTATTCTGAAGAGAAAGAACAGTCCAATGGTGTCCTTGGAATTCATGTCAAAAAATCTGTTGTCCAGCCATCCGTTGTTTTGTCCAGAATTATATCT GGATTAGGCTACAATGCTATTCAAAGCTTTCTTGGCTTTTCAAGCACAGAAGAATCACTCTAG
- the LOC111791638 gene encoding uncharacterized protein LOC111791638, which yields MGSRNGGEVMGIALFLLLVSWGWIFPETVGQKISSSTSLLLQDDDGTDLVHRNDGFEAIMEEDDTVRDDPLNHFNKYRGGYNITNKHYWSSTIFTGAAGYGIGVAWLVCGMVYGAILAATQSCGKARGKGKGRINYGHKFYLWTIILAAFFTILAIVGCGVVIGGSSKFDREAKNIVKIVIETANGASDTIQDTTSAMKDMIANLEASTSDSGSEQTSGALISTSHQLDAQAATIQWQANKNRLLIHKGLNIMYIVTMVTMSLNLGAVIAVSVFGILRLRRPFHFFIVFCWLLTVLCWISFGLYLFLNNFSSDTCTALEMFQENPNNNSLSSILPCEQLLTARSVLTDVSSEIYDLVNQVNTQISVSYPDIALVCNPFSQPPYYEYQPQNCAANTIRIGDIPKVLKLLTCSNESKEGCENGQFMSNSEYKTVEAYTNSIQDFLNVYPGMESLVECQTLKDAFAKILEHHCKPLEKYAYMVWTGLVFVSVVMMCLVLVWTIRAIADQKLHLSVGSVQPARCSTPNMLEMANH from the exons ATGGGATCAAGAAATGGAGGTGAAGTGATGGGaattgctctgtttttgttgttggtgAGTTGGGGATGGATTTTCCCGGAAACTGTGGGACAGAAAATTTCATCTTCTACCTCTCTGCTGCTACAGGATGATGATG GGACAGATTTGGTGCACAGAAATGATGGGTTTGAAGCAATcatggaagaagatgatactGTTAGAGATGATCCTTTGAACCATTTCAACAAGTATAGAGGTGGATATAATATCACCAACAAACACTATTGGAGT TCAACAATATTCACAGGAGCTGCAGGGTATGGGATTGGAGTGGCATGGCTTGTGTGTGGAATGGTCTATGGAGCAATTTTGGCTGCAACTCAGAGCTGTGGGAAGGCAaggggaaagggaaagggaaggATAAATTATGGGCACAAATTTTACCTATGGACCATTATTTTGGCTGCTTTCTTCACCATTTTAGCAAT CGTGGGCTGTGGAGTGGTGATTGGAGGAAGCAGTAAATTTGATAGAGAGGCAAAGAACATAGTGAAGATTGTAATAGAGACAGCCAATGGAGCATCAGACACCATTCAAGACACAACCTCAGCCATGAAAGACATGATTGCTAACTTAGAAGCTTCTACTTCTGATAGTGGAAGTGAGCAAACTTCTGGAGCTTTGATTTCTACTTCTCACCAACTTGATGCTCAAGCTGCAACTATTCAGTGGCAAGCCAATAAGAACAGGCTCTTGATCCATAAAGGCCTCAACATAAT GTACATAGTGACCATGGTTACAATGTCCTTAAACTTGGGAGCTGTAATTGCTGTGTCTG TATTTGGGATTCTCAGATTACGAAGACCATTTCACTT TTTCATTGTCTTCTGCTGGCTTCTCACAGTTCTCTGTTGGATCTCCTTTGGCTTGTACCTTTTCTTGAACAA TTTCTCGAGCGACACGTGCACAGCTCTCGAAATGTTTCAAGAAAATCCCAACAACAACAGCCTCAGTTCTATTCTCCCATGTGAGCAACTGCTAACTGCAAGATCAGTTCTCACTGATGTAAGTTCAGAGATTTATGATCTTGTTAAtcag GTCAACACACAAATTTCAGTATCATATCCAGACATTGCTCTGGTCTGCAATCCCTTCTCACAACCTCCATATTATGAATACCAACCTCAAAACTGCGCAGCGAATACCATTCGTATCGGAGATATCCCCAAG GTGCTAAAGCTACTCACATGTTCAAATGAAAGCAAGGAAGGGTGTGAGAATGGTCAATTCATGTCCAACTCCGAGTACAAAACAGTAGAGGCATACACAAACTCAATACAAGACTTCCTCAACGTGTATCCAGGAATGGAGAGCCTGGTGGAATGCCAAACACTCAAAGATGCCTTCGCCAAGATCTTGGAACACCACTGCAAGCCTTTGGAGAAATATGCGTACATGGTTTGGACAGGGCTGGTTTTTGTGTCGGTTGTTATGATgtgtttggttttggtttggaCAATTAGAGCCATTGCTGACCAAAAACTCCACCTTTCAGTTGGATCGGTGCAGCCGGCCAGATGTTCAACTCCAAACATGTTGGAGATGGCTAATCATTGA